The genomic stretch TATTTCGGCTAAAGGATCGGTTCGCGTAGACGGAACGTTGGAAGGCGAATTGGAGACTAAGGCAACCGCGGTAATTGGCCAAAATGGCAAGGCCATGGCCCAGATAACGGCTGCTAATGCTACAATTGCTGGGTTTGTTAAGGGTAATGTTTCTGTCAGCGGCCGCCTTGAGCTTTTGCCAACAGCAAAACTTTATGGCGATATTAAGGTAGGCGCGCTTATCATTGGTGAAGGCGCAGTTTTTAAAGGCGCCTGCCAAATGCTTAATAATATTGAGGAGAGCCCACAAAAAGGTGATAATAATAAACGCTCAGGCAAATAGCCTGAGCGTTTTATTATTGGATAATTAGCTTTAGATTTGGTAAATCTAAGGCTGGAGGTGAGAGCATGCAAGGACTTATTGCTGTCGAAAAAAATCTAAGCAACCTGTTTGAAGCCTTAGAAACTAGTGGCTATGAAGTGGTACCGCTTGATAACGCTGATATGGATACTGTGGATGCCATTGTATTAAGTGGACTTGACATCAATCTAATGAACATGCAGGACGTTGTAACAAACGTACCGGTCATCAATGCTTCCGGCAAAACTCCAACTGATATTCTTGAAGAGCTTGAAAAACTATAAA from Veillonellaceae bacterium encodes the following:
- a CDS encoding polymer-forming cytoskeletal protein, producing the protein MFGKKKPVLSEEVETVVGQETTVKGSISAKGSVRVDGTLEGELETKATAVIGQNGKAMAQITAANATIAGFVKGNVSVSGRLELLPTAKLYGDIKVGALIIGEGAVFKGACQMLNNIEESPQKGDNNKRSGK
- a CDS encoding YkuS family protein, producing the protein MQGLIAVEKNLSNLFEALETSGYEVVPLDNADMDTVDAIVLSGLDINLMNMQDVVTNVPVINASGKTPTDILEELEKL